Part of the Eubacterium sp. 1001713B170207_170306_E7 genome, TGAAGGCAACCTGAAAATCGGCAAGCTGCCAGATGGCCAGTATTTCTATCAGGAAACCAAAGCGCCAGACGGCTATGTTCTTGATCCAACCATCTATGAGCTGAAAGTCGTGGATCATGAAACTGCGACCGCCACGCTGGGCAATGTGAAAGAAGAAATTCCGAGTACCGGGATTGATTCAAACAATAACCCGCTTTTCATTGGACTGGTTGGCGGTACTGCCTTGGCTTGTGCGATCATTTTAGGTGTCCATAACCGCCGAAAAGCTAAGAGATAGTTAGTACGAGCTTAATTATTACACACATTGGAGTGCCTGGTGTTTCCGGGCACTCTTTTCATTTATGGGAATGCAAGAAGTCTTTAGTGTGATGGGGCAGTACCATCCGTTCCCGAACAAGCGTATTTCAAAGAAAGGAAAGGGGAAGAATGATGAAAGCATTTTTACTACAAGTGGAATTATCATTAATTAATGATGATTTTATGAAGCAAGTTGAGTTAAAAACTAGAACGACTAAAGATGTTTTTTTAGGTATGCGGAGGATTAAGTAATGAGTGCAACATTGGAAGAAATCGTAGGTAGCGCAATGTACGATATAATTAATGAACTAATACCGTTAGTGATGTTTATGATTTTATCTATCACGATAATCGAAGTATCCCGATATATGGTAAGGAAAATGGAGGAAGATACTTCCGACACATCATATGAAAATGGGAGTACAGATGTAAGTAAAGAGGAAACCGTTAAATATAAAGCATCTAAAAATCAACTTTACCTGCGAAAAAAAATCTTTTCAACGATTTCCTTGCTGAAAGAAAGATATTCGGAGGATTCGATGATTCCATTACTCGCATCCATATTAAACACTAGCAAAAAAATTGACCGATTCATCTTTGAACATCCTGATCGTATTGACTCGTTGAGACGCTATTCAAACTATTATCTGCCCATGCTGATCAAAATTTTAGATAAATTTATTGATTCTTTGAAATATGCTGGAGAAAATAGCGAATTTAGGGATGAAGTACAATCAGCACTCGAGGACACCCATACAGCCTTCTTGATGATTATTGATAATCTTTCGAAAAATATGGAAATGGAAGGTTCATGTGAGATTAAAGCCTATAAATCCGTTCTGGAAATGGATGGAGTGAAGGGGGATTTTTTTACTTATGATCCAAACTCTTATAATAAAGGGTACAAGTCAGAAGATGATTTTATAGGAGGAGATAAAAGTGAATAATTAATTTATATATGACTGTATATTATCGGTGATCATGTTATTGCTGCTTGTTTCTTTGGGCACAGGCTTATACGGTCTTTTAATATCGAGCAGTAGGTATGAAAATAAACCCCGCCCAATAAAAAAAATCTTTCCAGATCCAATCCTTGCGGACTATATTCTGCAAGAAGTGAATAAAGGTATTGGGGTGTTCAAAGTAAGCACTGACGATTTAATCAGTAAAAAAGATTTGAGGCATATCGAAAAAATCAATCTGGAAAATAAAGGAATTAAGAGCATTAAGGGAATTGAAGCACTGGTGAACTGTAAAGAAATAAATTTAGCATACAATCAAATTTCGAGAAAACCAAGACCTTCAGATTTACCATCTGAACTTAAAATGATTGATCTTTCTTATAATCAAATTAGAGAAGAATGGACATTTGATCCTGATGTCATGATGGATTTAAGCTTTAATCCCGGAAATCAGAAACATGATCCTGTTTTTTATTCTCGAAAAATGATAGAAGATTTAATGCAGCGAATCGGTATAAATGTAAGTGACCAGGAACGGATTTGGTATTTATATTTCTTTAATGCTGCAAGGCTGATTACTGAAGAAAAGCCTGGTTTTTCTGAATTAGGGTTTTATAAAAACAGTAATAATCGGCTGGAAATTAAAGGGGAAGAAATCAAAGAGTATCCATCCCGATTTTACCGAGACGATTACGAGCGGTTTAAATCCATTTTGGCTGGGATTCATCAGAATTATCAGGTGTTAAAAAATAATGAAGAAGATCCATTTAATAGCCTGTCAGAAAACGCCTATATTAGCAATCTGACGACTTATCAGTATTTTGCTGATCACAGTTACATGCTTGGCATCAAAATGGATGAAGTTTCTCATAAAAATAAAGACTTCTGTAAAGATAAAAACATTGTCACAGAAAAAAACACTCCTGTACCTAAAAAATATCAACCATCAAAGAACTATACAACATTAAGGGAAAAAATGTTTTTAATCAAAGCTCTGCTAGCGGAGAAAGACTTATCAGATCCAATGATTTCATTGCTTAAGGCGATTGGTGACAACACTGAAAAGATTGACCGTTTTATTTTTGATCACCCGGAAAGTAAGGATTCGCTGAGACGCTATTCAACCTATTATCTGCCAATGCTTTCAGATATTCTGGATAAATATATTGATTCAACTGAGTATAAAGGAGACAGCAGACAATTAAAGGATGAGGTGCATTCAGCGTTGGAGGATACGAATACTGCATTCAAGAAGATTCTTGAAAATCTTTCACATAACATGGAGATCGAAGCTTCCTGTGATATTACGGCCTATAAAGCCATCCTTGAAATGGACGGAGTAAATGGGGATGCCTTTTCAAATAAACAGGAGAAAGATGGTAAACCTTAAGAAAAAGATAATAATAAAATATGAATCTAAAATATAGAAAGGAACTTTTATTATGAGAGATATATGGTTGATACTGATGTCGGCTGGAATCGCACTTATGGCTTTATTGTTAGCAAACTTAACATTTTGGATATCACAAAAGATTTCAAGTAAACGGATTGAAAAAGAAGCTGCAAAATACGAAGGTGATTTTTTTAAGATGGAGGCTGAAGGGGATATAGACCCAAATGTATTCATAAAAATTACTTATGAAAAGCATGGTGGAGTTCGATTTTGGTTTGTTGACTTTACAATTCACTTTGTTGATTTATTAAAGGGTAGTGAGAAGGCATATATGCTAGAAATTCCTTCTGAACAGGAAAAATACAATGGTCATTCTGTCCTAGTGGTACATACGCCAGGAGAATCGGAATTATGGATATACCAAAAAGACGATGATGGATACGTTGATGAAATTCGATCATGGTCGGGTGACTGTATTTATAAAACTATCGTTGTCGATAGGTAGCCAATGAATTTTTGATAAATGAAGTCGTAAAAAGGAGAATCTTTATGATCAGAAAAAGTAAACGAGAAGTGCCCGACTTGGAAGAAAAGATCAGGCAGCTTGAGACAAAATATAACACAAAGTACAGTTTTAAACAGATCCAGGCAATCGACTATGGTCTGTCAATGGATGTGCCGGTGGAACTTTACGCTGATCCTAAATACAGTCATGAGCAAATGTATGAATTGTTTGACGCATTGGACCAGGGGATTGACCCAACGGTTTTTCAAGACCCACGGTTCGACGCGAAACAGATGCATGAAATTATGCAGGGAATGATCGACGGCGTGGATGTCAGCAAATACGCTCAGCTTGATATTGATGGACGTACAATGACCTGGATACGGTTAGCCTTACAAAAAGAGATTGATGTTGACCAGTACCCGGAGTTTTGGCAAGGTACAGCAAATGCTCGACGCAAATATCTTGAACTGAATAACAAAATCATACAAAAGTCTGGAGACAAACGCTGCTTTATTAAAGTCAATCGGTATCGCCGGGAAGAATACTATATGGAAGTAAGCGTCGATGATGATACAGATATTTTAAATGCGATCCACTTGCTCAATGAAGAAAAAATTGCGAAAGTACAGAATTTAAAAATCGAATTACTCAAAAACCAAATTTTCCCTTTAACGAATCATCCTTTAAGGCCAACAGGCAATGTAGAAACCTATTTTGAAGTAAGTCCGATCAAAGATTCATGACAGAGAAAACAGTACCAGACGATAAGGAAGGAAATAAAATGGATAAGAATGTAATTATTTGTGAATTAAGCAAAATGGAAATCATCGGAATGAGCTTTTTTATAGGGGCTGGTTTACTCATTTTTGTACTCGCTAGCCTCAGGATTAAAAATTTGGAGAAAACAACTAAAGATGAAATGGAAATTAATCGCCTTAAAAGAACGAGAGTAGTGACGGTAGTTTTTTCACTTTTGGGTCAGATTTTGATTATCATTTATAGTCATATGGCGTCAATGCTATAGAACGGAAGATGGCTTGCAGAAAGGAAAAACTGGCATTTGATGATGCGGCGGAGAAATTCGCCGCTAACGATATTAATCGAAGCAAAGATAACGAGGGCAGATCCTTGATGACAGGGCGGCGAAGATTCAGTCTTTTGGTACAAATTATACGCTTGGTTTGTATCTTATCTGGGGCAGTACCAGACGCCGCCATTCATTTCCTTTATTTCTTTGAAATAGCCGGGGCGGCTATGCCGCTTCGGCAACCCTTTCAAAGAAACATCATTTAGTGGGGGTGATGCCAATTTTAAATACCGATAACCGCAGATTGATCAGGCTTCAAACAGCCACAACAGACAGCTCAGTAAGCTGTTTTTTTATTGATCAAAAAGAAAAGAGAAAGGGGGAAAAGATCCATGTGTTACGTGAGAGCGCCAACTGACCGGCAATAATCGAATTGGTTGGGCTTAAGAGTGGTAAATAAAGGAGCAATTTAAGCCTTAAGCCCAAAGAAAAAAATGAGGAGGTAAAAATTGAAAAAACATTTGCGGAAAATAGGGGTAACGACCCTGTGTCTGTTCTTAATGTTTTCCTTCCTGAGTGGTTTTATTCTGTCAATTCATACAGCCTGGGCCTCATCGGACAGTCCGACGGCACCCACAACGGAGGTACAAGCGGATTCAAAGAATGCGCAAACAGAGTACCCGAAAGATGATAAAGGCAATTACATTGTTGGAAATTCCGGTGAAGGTGTCGTAACCCTGTCAGCTAATCCAGAGTATTTAAGCACAATTCCCCTTGGGGATCATAAAAAATCCATGATCAGCACCTATGCTGCCGGATGGGATGATGGTACGATCTACAGTTCGGACTTTGCAAGCCCAGACGGCACCGATATTATCACCACAACCACGCCAATTATCCGAATCAGCGATAACGGCGTTGACGGCATCGCATATTGTGCCGACCCGACACTGAACATCCCGTCCGAAACGACTGGGCCAAACATTCCAATCACATACATTCGGGACAGTGCCAACGTGCAGAGCTATCGGATCAGAAACGTCATGTATCATGGGTACCATGATGGACAAAGTGGCGAATACTATGTTCAAACCTGGGCAGCGATCCGCATCCTTTCGGGGATTACTTCATATGGTTCCTATTACATGACCGACCCAGTTGTTGCAGATCTGGTAAACACAAAGAGTTTTCAAGACCCACCAAACTGGAATGCCAGCTGGAGCATTGTTGCTGAGCGAGAGGAGGCAACCTGGAACAGGAGCACGCAAAGACAGGAAACCGGATGGTTTCAGACGGTATGCTCGAATATTTCAGAGCATGGCCAATACACTGTAAGCCTGCCGCAGGGTGTTCATGCGATTGCAAGAAACACTTCGGGGCAGACTTATGGAGACTACACGGGCAGCTTCACCATCTATGACGATGATGATTTCATGCTTTATGCCAGCGGCAGCTATAGCGGTGAAGTGAGTGCAACTATTACTCCGACAACCACCAAGCGATTCAGTACAGATGCCAATATTCCCGATGCCTGTGTTATCTATTATCCGGACGTTGGCAATACGCAGCGTCTTTTTGTATCGCTGGCCGTTGGATCAGGAAACATGTCTGCCAGCTATAAGGCAGCCTTTAAAGGTAAAAACGTCTATAGCCAGTTTACGAAAACAGATGAAGAAACCCTTGATGGATTACAGAACGCACATCTTCAGATATACAACAAAGACACGGATCAGCTGGTCGCTGAAGCAGACACAGATGAACTGGGCCGGTTCCATGTGGAACTTCTGCCTGGAGACTATTATATCAAAGAGACAAAAGCACCTACGGATCATGTATTATCGACCAATCCCATTTACTTCACAGTAACGGGGGCGGAGGATACATTGACCATGGACGTACCCAATGCGGCCAAAAAGGTGGAATTTTCATTCAAAAAAGTTAACGAAAATGATCAGGCAATGCCTGGCGTTGAATTTGAGCTTTATGCCTGTAAATATGACAAGGCATATTCTGACCAAACAGGAATTACACCGGAAGAATCCAAAAATCACAGTCATACAGAATTGGCAGGAGCAGACGATTCATGTTGGACAACTGTGATTAAAAAATTGACGTCTGATACAAACGGCAACGTCAATTTTGGCGATCTTCGGAGCGGAGAGTATCAGCTGGTCGAAGTGAAAACAAAGGCCGGTTACCAGCTGCCAAAAGGACAGTGGCGTGTAAAAATTGACGCAGAAGCAAACACCATTGACATCACAGCGAAAGGAAAACCATTAGCCCCGGCATTCAAAAAAACCGTTACAGGCTTGCAGCTTGTCAATTATCCAAATCCTCAAATGCCTTATGCGGGAACGAACGATGATAACCGTGTGATTTTCAGCTGGTTAGGCGTATTAATGTTGGGCTTGGCTTTTGTGGCTGGTTATAAAAAATTTGAGGAAAGAGGTAAAAAGTAGTGAAGTTAAAAGAAATCTTATCAAAGAAAGGGATTAGAAAAGCAGCCATCGCGGCACTGACCGCGACCATGCTTTTTTCGTCAATGGCCGGTGTATTGGCTGCGGGCGAAGGGATTCCAGATCCCGCCATCGACCGCAGCATTACCATCCATAAATACCGGATGGACGATATTACAGAGGCAAGGGTAAGATGCGACGGAACCGTTCAAAACGTACCGAGTACCGCAGTTGCATTGCAGGACGTGCAATTTAAAATCACCAAAATGCAGGACAGTGACGTCACCAAACAGGATACATCATGGACACCGGTTACCTTAACAACCAATGCACAGGGAACCGCGACCATTACCGGCAACAGTAAACTGCCAATGGGGATTTATCTTGTACAGGAAATCGACAACCCGGCGGTGGATATTAAAGCAGCCGAATGTCTGGTCAGCCTGCC contains:
- a CDS encoding 5-bromo-4-chloroindolyl phosphate hydrolysis family protein translates to MSATLEEIVGSAMYDIINELIPLVMFMILSITIIEVSRYMVRKMEEDTSDTSYENGSTDVSKEETVKYKASKNQLYLRKKIFSTISLLKERYSEDSMIPLLASILNTSKKIDRFIFEHPDRIDSLRRYSNYYLPMLIKILDKFIDSLKYAGENSEFRDEVQSALEDTHTAFLMIIDNLSKNMEMEGSCEIKAYKSVLEMDGVKGDFFTYDPNSYNKGYKSEDDFIGGDKSE
- a CDS encoding SpaA isopeptide-forming pilin-related protein — translated: MKKHLRKIGVTTLCLFLMFSFLSGFILSIHTAWASSDSPTAPTTEVQADSKNAQTEYPKDDKGNYIVGNSGEGVVTLSANPEYLSTIPLGDHKKSMISTYAAGWDDGTIYSSDFASPDGTDIITTTTPIIRISDNGVDGIAYCADPTLNIPSETTGPNIPITYIRDSANVQSYRIRNVMYHGYHDGQSGEYYVQTWAAIRILSGITSYGSYYMTDPVVADLVNTKSFQDPPNWNASWSIVAEREEATWNRSTQRQETGWFQTVCSNISEHGQYTVSLPQGVHAIARNTSGQTYGDYTGSFTIYDDDDFMLYASGSYSGEVSATITPTTTKRFSTDANIPDACVIYYPDVGNTQRLFVSLAVGSGNMSASYKAAFKGKNVYSQFTKTDEETLDGLQNAHLQIYNKDTDQLVAEADTDELGRFHVELLPGDYYIKETKAPTDHVLSTNPIYFTVTGAEDTLTMDVPNAAKKVEFSFKKVNENDQAMPGVEFELYACKYDKAYSDQTGITPEESKNHSHTELAGADDSCWTTVIKKLTSDTNGNVNFGDLRSGEYQLVEVKTKAGYQLPKGQWRVKIDAEANTIDITAKGKPLAPAFKKTVTGLQLVNYPNPQMPYAGTNDDNRVIFSWLGVLMLGLAFVAGYKKFEERGKK